The following coding sequences lie in one Pempheris klunzingeri isolate RE-2024b chromosome 13, fPemKlu1.hap1, whole genome shotgun sequence genomic window:
- the zbtb42 gene encoding zinc finger and BTB domain-containing protein 18.2 isoform X1 — translation MGYEGRMEFPDHSRQLLQCLSQQRHQGFLCDCTVLVGEARFKAHRAVLASCSMYFHLFYRDQLDKRDVVHLNSDIVTAPAFSLLLEFMYEGKLEFSTLPVEDVLAAASYLHMYDIVKVCKGKLKDKELSSLDEKMSEGLGLSCLDRENSSEGELHSKQLIRRQPQTPSQGLHRGPLAEEFDMDNSEVRLAVTDCDRSAQSRQKANGHSGRSPDLVGVNYVSAEAEPCVQTAGKTKADVSSSTVSLSQRSRASDDMDCALDLSFKPLSSRDPLHPSYVSGQLALDSQQQGTEPLVKDEHDLLSEQEDSEPMSPESQRFGNSARSSVVTGFAALFPGNNGSTAALLSQEEDLMDEEGEACRGREGAPGREVEERRGRLLGDSEEEEEDDLASSDISTSSGVLLPPGQQVCVCPLCSKVFPSPHVLQLHLSSHFREKDGARSKLSPDGSVPTCMQCNKTFSCMYTLKRHERTHSGEKPYTCGQCGKSFQYSHNLSRHAVVHTREKPHACKWCERRFTQSGDLYRHIRKFHCGLVKTLAIG, via the exons ATGG GTTATGAAGGAAGAATGGAGTTCCCAGACCATAGCCGCCAGTTGCTGCAGTGTCTGAGTCAGCAGCGTCACCAAGGTTTCCTCTGTGACTGCACTGTTCTTGTCGGAGAGGCTCGATTCAAAGCGCACAGAGCCGTGCTGGCCTCCTGCAGCATGTACTTCCATCTCTTCTACAGGGACCAGCTGGACAAAAGGGACGTTGTGCATCTCAACAGTGACATTGTGACAGCCCCGGCTTTCAGTCTGCTCCTTGAATTTATGTATGAGGGGAAGTTGGAATTCAGCACTCTCCCGGTGGAGGATGTCCTGGCAGCAGCCAGTTACCTCCACATGTATGATATAGTGAAAGTGTGTAAAGGCAAGCTTAAAGATAAGGAACTCTCCTCTCTGGATGAAAAGATGAGCGAGGGTTTGGGACTCAGCTGCCTGGACAGGGAAAATTCCTCTGAAGGCGAGTTGCACAGTAAGCAGCTCATCCGGCGACAGCCCCAGACACCGTCTCAGGGGCTTCACAGGGGCCCCCTGGCAGAAGAGTTTGACATGGACAACAGCGAAGTCAGGCTGGCTGTCACAGATTGTGATAGGTCTGCACAGAGCAGGCAGAAGGCAAACGGTCACTCTGGCAGGTCCCCGGACCTTGTAggtgtcaattatgtgtcagCAGAGGCCGAGCCCTGCGTCCAAAcagctggaaaaacaaaagctgatgtCAGTAGTTCCACCGTATCGCTGTCCCAGAGGTCCCGGGCTTCAGATGACATGGACTGTGCACTGGATTTGTCTTTCAAGCCTCTGTCTAGCAGAGATCCCTTACACCCCTCCTACGTCTCGGGACAGCTGGCCCTCGACAGCCAGCAGCAGGGCACTGAGCCACTTGTTAAAGACGAACACGACTTGCTgtcagagcaggaggacagtGAGCCGATGAGCCCTGAGAGCCAGCGCTTTGGGAATAGTGCCAGGAGCTCAGTGGTGACAGGGTTCGCTGCCCTCTTCCCAGGCAACAACGGCTCCACAGCCGCCCTGCTCTCCCAGGAGGAGGACCTGATGGACGAGGAGGGGGAGGcctgcagagggagggagggcgcCCCAGGCCGggaggtagaggagaggaggggtaGGCTGCTGGGggacagcgaggaggaggaggaggacgacttGGCCTCTTCAGACATCTCCACCTCCAGCGGAGTGCTCCTGCCCCCGGggcaacaggtgtgtgtgtgccccctcTGCAGTAAAGTCTTCCCCAGCCCCCATGTGCTGCAACTGCACCTCAGCTCACACTTCCGCGAGAAGGACGGCGCTCGCTCCAAGTTGTCTCCCGACGGCTCGGTCCCCACCTGCATGCAGTGCAACAAGACCTTCTCCTGCATGTATACCCTTAAGCGCCACGAGCGCACACACTCTGGCGAGAAGCCATACACCTGTGGCCAGTGTGGCAAGAGCTTCCAGTACTCCCATAACTTGAGTCGGCACGCTGTAGTTCACACGCGTGAGAAGCCTCACGCTTGTAAGTGGTGCGAACGGCGCTTCACCCAGTCTGGGGACCTCTACCGCCACATCAGGAAGTTTCACTGTGGCCTTGTCAAGACTCTCGCCATTGGATAA
- the zbtb42 gene encoding zinc finger and BTB domain-containing protein 18.2 isoform X2, with protein MEFPDHSRQLLQCLSQQRHQGFLCDCTVLVGEARFKAHRAVLASCSMYFHLFYRDQLDKRDVVHLNSDIVTAPAFSLLLEFMYEGKLEFSTLPVEDVLAAASYLHMYDIVKVCKGKLKDKELSSLDEKMSEGLGLSCLDRENSSEGELHSKQLIRRQPQTPSQGLHRGPLAEEFDMDNSEVRLAVTDCDRSAQSRQKANGHSGRSPDLVGVNYVSAEAEPCVQTAGKTKADVSSSTVSLSQRSRASDDMDCALDLSFKPLSSRDPLHPSYVSGQLALDSQQQGTEPLVKDEHDLLSEQEDSEPMSPESQRFGNSARSSVVTGFAALFPGNNGSTAALLSQEEDLMDEEGEACRGREGAPGREVEERRGRLLGDSEEEEEDDLASSDISTSSGVLLPPGQQVCVCPLCSKVFPSPHVLQLHLSSHFREKDGARSKLSPDGSVPTCMQCNKTFSCMYTLKRHERTHSGEKPYTCGQCGKSFQYSHNLSRHAVVHTREKPHACKWCERRFTQSGDLYRHIRKFHCGLVKTLAIG; from the coding sequence ATGGAGTTCCCAGACCATAGCCGCCAGTTGCTGCAGTGTCTGAGTCAGCAGCGTCACCAAGGTTTCCTCTGTGACTGCACTGTTCTTGTCGGAGAGGCTCGATTCAAAGCGCACAGAGCCGTGCTGGCCTCCTGCAGCATGTACTTCCATCTCTTCTACAGGGACCAGCTGGACAAAAGGGACGTTGTGCATCTCAACAGTGACATTGTGACAGCCCCGGCTTTCAGTCTGCTCCTTGAATTTATGTATGAGGGGAAGTTGGAATTCAGCACTCTCCCGGTGGAGGATGTCCTGGCAGCAGCCAGTTACCTCCACATGTATGATATAGTGAAAGTGTGTAAAGGCAAGCTTAAAGATAAGGAACTCTCCTCTCTGGATGAAAAGATGAGCGAGGGTTTGGGACTCAGCTGCCTGGACAGGGAAAATTCCTCTGAAGGCGAGTTGCACAGTAAGCAGCTCATCCGGCGACAGCCCCAGACACCGTCTCAGGGGCTTCACAGGGGCCCCCTGGCAGAAGAGTTTGACATGGACAACAGCGAAGTCAGGCTGGCTGTCACAGATTGTGATAGGTCTGCACAGAGCAGGCAGAAGGCAAACGGTCACTCTGGCAGGTCCCCGGACCTTGTAggtgtcaattatgtgtcagCAGAGGCCGAGCCCTGCGTCCAAAcagctggaaaaacaaaagctgatgtCAGTAGTTCCACCGTATCGCTGTCCCAGAGGTCCCGGGCTTCAGATGACATGGACTGTGCACTGGATTTGTCTTTCAAGCCTCTGTCTAGCAGAGATCCCTTACACCCCTCCTACGTCTCGGGACAGCTGGCCCTCGACAGCCAGCAGCAGGGCACTGAGCCACTTGTTAAAGACGAACACGACTTGCTgtcagagcaggaggacagtGAGCCGATGAGCCCTGAGAGCCAGCGCTTTGGGAATAGTGCCAGGAGCTCAGTGGTGACAGGGTTCGCTGCCCTCTTCCCAGGCAACAACGGCTCCACAGCCGCCCTGCTCTCCCAGGAGGAGGACCTGATGGACGAGGAGGGGGAGGcctgcagagggagggagggcgcCCCAGGCCGggaggtagaggagaggaggggtaGGCTGCTGGGggacagcgaggaggaggaggaggacgacttGGCCTCTTCAGACATCTCCACCTCCAGCGGAGTGCTCCTGCCCCCGGggcaacaggtgtgtgtgtgccccctcTGCAGTAAAGTCTTCCCCAGCCCCCATGTGCTGCAACTGCACCTCAGCTCACACTTCCGCGAGAAGGACGGCGCTCGCTCCAAGTTGTCTCCCGACGGCTCGGTCCCCACCTGCATGCAGTGCAACAAGACCTTCTCCTGCATGTATACCCTTAAGCGCCACGAGCGCACACACTCTGGCGAGAAGCCATACACCTGTGGCCAGTGTGGCAAGAGCTTCCAGTACTCCCATAACTTGAGTCGGCACGCTGTAGTTCACACGCGTGAGAAGCCTCACGCTTGTAAGTGGTGCGAACGGCGCTTCACCCAGTCTGGGGACCTCTACCGCCACATCAGGAAGTTTCACTGTGGCCTTGTCAAGACTCTCGCCATTGGATAA